The genomic DNA ACGGCAGCAACGAGGACTACCGCCGCTTCGTGCAAGCGGCGCGGGAACGTGGCATCGGCGTGATCCAGGACGTGGTGCTGAACCATATCGGCAGCCGGCACTGGTGGATGCAGGACCTGCCGGCGCCGGACTGGATCGGCTACCAGGGCAAGCCGGTACTCACGGCGCACCACCGCACCGCGACGATGGACCCATACGGCAGCCGCGCCGACGCGCGCAATTTCACCGAGGGCTGGTTCGCCACCGCGATGCCGGACCTGAACCAGGCCAATCCCCTCCTCGCCAACTACCTGATCCAGAACGCGATCTGGTGGATCGAGTACGCAGGGCTGTCCGGCCTGCGCGTCGACACCTACGGTTACTCCAACCCGGACTTCCTGACCGAGTGGTCGCGCCGCCTGATGGCCGAATACCCGCGCCTGAACCTCGTCGGAGAGGAATGGAGCACCCGGGTGCCCGTGGTAGCGCGCTGGCAGCGCGGCAAGCGGAACTTCGACGGCTACGTTTCGCACATGCCGTCCATGATGGACTTCCCCCTCAACGACGCGCTGCGCAAGGGCCTGGCCAGCGCGGCCGCAAACAACCATGACGGCGGCTTCAGCCTGACCGACCTGTACGAAACGCTGTCGCTCGACTATCTGTATCCGGACCCGAGCAGCCTGGTGCTGTTCGAGGGTAACCACGACCTGCCGCGCGCCTTCAGCATACTGCACGAGGACGTGGCGTTGTGGCGCATGGCGATGACCTACGTGCTGACGGCGCCGCGCATCCCGCAGCTGTACTACGGCAGTGAAATCCTGATGACCAGCACGACCCAAGGGCGCGACGACGCCTCGTACCGGCGCGACTTCCCTGGCGGCTGGCCGGGCGACACCGTCAACGCGTTTACCGGCGCCGGCCTGGCGCCGGCCCAGCGCGAGGCGCAGGCCTGGCTGAAGAAACTGCTCAACTGGCGCAAG from Pseudoduganella armeniaca includes the following:
- a CDS encoding glycoside hydrolase family 13 protein — its product is MKRIAALALLASACTLAPAASYRIDHVEPAFWWTGMQHKTLQLLVHGPALAELRPALDYPGVRVAAVTRLASPNYLFIDLAIDDSARPGSFDIAFTAAGTTRPALRQRYELRARAPGSAQRQGFGPADVIYQVMPDRFANGDPANDSVAGMADKVDRVNGGGRHGGDLAGMTAHLDYVAALGFTQIWPTPLVENDMPAFTYHGYAATDFYRIDRRYGSNEDYRRFVQAARERGIGVIQDVVLNHIGSRHWWMQDLPAPDWIGYQGKPVLTAHHRTATMDPYGSRADARNFTEGWFATAMPDLNQANPLLANYLIQNAIWWIEYAGLSGLRVDTYGYSNPDFLTEWSRRLMAEYPRLNLVGEEWSTRVPVVARWQRGKRNFDGYVSHMPSMMDFPLNDALRKGLASAAANNHDGGFSLTDLYETLSLDYLYPDPSSLVLFEGNHDLPRAFSILHEDVALWRMAMTYVLTAPRIPQLYYGSEILMTSTTQGRDDASYRRDFPGGWPGDTVNAFTGAGLAPAQREAQAWLKKLLNWRKNASVIHHGRTLHFGPEHNTYIYFRHGGQAKVMVALNKNAAATTLPLARFGEMLAGIKRGRDVASGAVFDLAQDTVTLPARSALILELE